The following proteins come from a genomic window of Oricola thermophila:
- a CDS encoding IlvD/Edd family dehydratase: MTSRTGKKLRSQEWFDNPDDPGMTALYLERYLNYGLTREELQSGKPIIGIAQTGSDLSPCNRHHVELAKRVRAGIIAAGGIPFEFPCHPIQETGKRPTASLDRNLAYLSLVEVLYGYPIDGVVLTIGCDKTTPALLMAAATVNIPAIALSVGPMLNGWHRGERTGSGTVVWKSRERLSAGEIDYDEFMEIVSSSAPSVGYCNTMGTATTMNSLAEALGMQLPSAAAIPAPYRERGQISYETGRRIVEMVHEDLKPSDIMTREAFENAIVVNSAIGGSTNAPIHLNAVARHLGVKLDNDDWQALGHKIPLLVNLQPAGEYLGEDFCRAGGVPAVVMELMKADLLPHPDAITANGKSIGENCRDTENLNPDVIRGADAPLKEHAGFINLKGNLFDSAIMKTSVISEEFRERYLSNPDDPEAFEGKAAVFDGPEDYHRRIDDPAEAIDENTILVMRGAGPIGYPGAAEVVNMQPPDYLIRKGVHSLPCIGDGRQSGTSGSPSILNASPEAAAMGGLALLRNGDRIRIDLARGEANILVSDEELAARRRALEEEGGYAYPAHQTPWQEIQRGMVDQLSEGMVLKPAVKYQHVAQTKGLPRNNH, translated from the coding sequence ATGACAAGCCGTACAGGGAAAAAGCTGCGCAGCCAGGAATGGTTCGACAATCCCGACGATCCGGGCATGACCGCACTCTACCTGGAGCGCTATCTCAATTACGGGCTGACGCGCGAGGAACTGCAGTCGGGCAAGCCGATCATCGGCATCGCGCAGACCGGCTCCGACCTCTCGCCGTGCAACCGCCACCACGTGGAACTGGCCAAGCGGGTGCGCGCGGGCATCATCGCCGCGGGCGGCATCCCGTTCGAGTTTCCCTGCCACCCGATCCAGGAGACGGGCAAGCGGCCGACCGCCTCGCTCGACCGCAACCTGGCCTACCTGTCGCTGGTCGAGGTGCTCTACGGCTACCCGATCGACGGCGTGGTGCTGACCATCGGCTGCGACAAGACCACGCCGGCGCTGCTGATGGCGGCGGCGACGGTGAACATCCCGGCCATCGCCCTGTCGGTCGGCCCGATGCTGAACGGCTGGCACCGGGGCGAGCGCACCGGCTCGGGCACGGTGGTGTGGAAATCGCGCGAAAGGCTGTCGGCGGGCGAGATCGACTACGACGAGTTCATGGAGATCGTCTCCTCCTCGGCGCCGTCGGTGGGCTACTGCAACACGATGGGCACGGCGACGACGATGAATTCGCTGGCCGAGGCACTGGGCATGCAGCTGCCGAGCGCGGCCGCGATCCCGGCCCCCTATCGCGAGCGCGGACAAATCTCCTACGAGACCGGAAGACGCATCGTGGAGATGGTGCACGAGGACCTGAAGCCCTCCGACATCATGACCCGCGAGGCCTTCGAGAACGCCATCGTGGTCAACTCGGCCATCGGCGGCTCGACCAACGCGCCGATCCACCTCAACGCGGTGGCACGGCATCTCGGCGTCAAGCTGGACAACGACGACTGGCAGGCCCTCGGCCACAAGATTCCGCTGCTGGTCAACCTGCAGCCGGCCGGCGAGTATCTCGGCGAGGACTTCTGCCGCGCCGGCGGCGTACCGGCGGTGGTGATGGAACTGATGAAGGCGGACCTGCTGCCGCACCCCGACGCGATCACCGCCAACGGAAAGTCCATCGGCGAGAACTGCCGCGACACGGAAAACCTGAACCCCGACGTGATCCGCGGCGCCGACGCGCCGCTGAAGGAACATGCCGGCTTCATCAACCTGAAGGGCAACCTGTTCGACTCCGCGATCATGAAGACCAGCGTGATCTCGGAGGAGTTCCGCGAGCGCTACCTCTCCAACCCGGACGACCCGGAGGCCTTCGAGGGCAAGGCCGCCGTGTTCGACGGGCCGGAAGACTACCACAGGCGCATCGACGACCCCGCCGAGGCGATCGACGAGAACACCATCCTGGTGATGCGCGGCGCCGGGCCGATCGGCTATCCGGGCGCGGCCGAAGTGGTCAACATGCAGCCGCCGGACTACCTGATCAGGAAGGGCGTGCATTCCCTGCCCTGCATCGGCGACGGCCGCCAGTCGGGCACGTCCGGGTCGCCGTCGATCCTCAACGCCTCGCCGGAAGCCGCCGCGATGGGCGGGCTGGCGCTGCTCAGGAACGGCGACCGCATCCGCATCGACCTGGCGAGAGGCGAAGCCAACATACTGGTGTCCGACGAGGAACTGGCGGCGCGACGCAGGGCGCTGGAGGAGGAAGGCGGCTACGCCTACCCCGCGCACCAGACGCCGTGGCAGGAAATCCAGCGCGGCATGGTCGACCAGCTTTCCGAAGGCATGGTGCTGAAACCGGCGGTCAAGTACCAGCACGTCGCGCAGACCAAGGGCCTGCCGCGCAACAATCACTGA
- a CDS encoding ABC transporter ATP-binding protein, with protein sequence MAELKLTNLDKAYGHVKVLHGINLHIAKGEFIVFVGPSGCGKSTLLRCIAGLEQITGGTLEIDGMVVNDVPPSQRGIAMVFQTYALYPHMTVYDNMAFGLRLAKFPREEIDRRVRNAAEILQLTPYLDRLPKALSGGQRQRVAIGRSICRDPKVFLFDEPLSNLDAALRVATRIEIAKLNESMPDTTMIYVTHDQVEAMTLADRIVVLRAGHIEQVGSPMELYHRPANLFVAQFIGSPAMNILDAKVTSANRSAIRVDIANAGKAEVPVGGDAKLKGQKVSLGVRPEDLAIAKDKASALVSGEVEIVEALGEVTLLYVRMEGHEESLIAKLPGDVKIERGATVHLSAASEALHLFDEDGNSLSSARPLAA encoded by the coding sequence ATGGCGGAACTGAAGCTGACGAATCTCGACAAGGCCTATGGCCATGTGAAGGTGTTGCACGGCATCAACCTTCACATAGCCAAGGGCGAGTTCATCGTCTTCGTCGGGCCCTCGGGCTGCGGCAAGTCCACGCTGCTGCGCTGCATTGCCGGCCTCGAGCAGATTACCGGCGGAACGCTTGAGATCGACGGCATGGTCGTCAACGACGTGCCGCCGTCGCAGCGCGGCATCGCCATGGTGTTCCAGACCTACGCGCTCTATCCGCACATGACGGTCTACGACAACATGGCCTTCGGGCTGCGGCTGGCCAAGTTCCCCCGCGAGGAGATCGACAGGCGGGTCCGCAATGCGGCGGAGATATTGCAGCTCACGCCCTATCTCGATCGTCTGCCCAAGGCGCTGTCCGGCGGCCAGCGCCAGCGTGTCGCCATCGGTCGCTCGATCTGTCGCGACCCGAAGGTGTTCCTGTTCGACGAGCCGCTGTCCAATCTCGATGCGGCCCTGCGCGTGGCCACGCGCATCGAGATCGCCAAGCTGAACGAGTCGATGCCCGACACGACGATGATCTACGTCACTCACGACCAGGTCGAGGCGATGACGCTGGCCGACCGCATCGTGGTGCTGCGTGCCGGCCACATCGAGCAGGTCGGCTCGCCGATGGAACTCTATCACCGCCCGGCCAACCTGTTCGTCGCGCAGTTCATCGGCTCGCCGGCCATGAACATACTCGACGCGAAGGTGACGTCGGCGAACCGCAGCGCCATCAGGGTCGATATAGCCAATGCCGGCAAGGCGGAGGTTCCGGTCGGCGGCGACGCGAAACTGAAGGGGCAGAAGGTCAGCCTGGGCGTCCGGCCGGAGGACCTTGCCATCGCGAAGGACAAGGCCTCGGCGCTGGTATCCGGCGAGGTGGAGATCGTCGAGGCGCTCGGAGAGGTGACGCTCCTCTATGTCCGGATGGAAGGCCACGAGGAGTCCCTGATCGCCAAGCTGCCCGGCGACGTGAAGATCGAGCGCGGGGCCACCGTCCACCTGTCTGCCGCGTCGGAGGCGCTGCACCTCTTCGACGAGGATGGCAATTCGCTGTCCTCCGCGCGCCCGCTGGCGGCCTGA
- a CDS encoding alpha-amylase family glycosyl hydrolase encodes MSVFASVAEQPEVLVQPDPDWWRGAVIYQIYPRSFQDSNGDGIGDLAGIRQRLPYIANLGADAIWISPFFPSPMKDFGYDVSDYRGIDPMFGSLEDFRALVEDAHRLGLRVMIDLVISHTSDQHPWFVESRSSRDNPKADWYVWADPKPDGTPPNNWLSIFGGSAWEWDTNRRQYYLHNFLSSQPDLNFHNPDVQDELLDITRFWLELGVDGFRLDTINFYFHSKTLQDNPVLPPEHRNNAIAPDVNPYNYQDHLYDKSQPENIEFLKRFRAVLDEFPAAAAVGEIGDAHRGLQLLAEYTAGNDRIHMCYSFDFLAPVRINASRVRSIIERFEREAADGWSCWAFSNHDVPRHATRWGAHERDPQRFLKLVAAMLLTMRGSVCIYQGEELGLPEADIAYEDLQDPYGIRFWPKYKGRDGCRTPMVWSSNLPNGGFTTGKPWLPVPDIHRAMAVDTQQGNPESVYEFYRAFLEFRRDHPVLAKGDIRFVDAPEDVVAFLRTDGETTLLCAFNLGHEDCEFAPGVNAAPVEAAGLDGVAEDGVVRLKALGGFIGRVK; translated from the coding sequence ATGAGCGTATTCGCTTCCGTGGCTGAACAACCGGAGGTTCTGGTTCAGCCCGATCCCGATTGGTGGCGCGGCGCGGTGATCTACCAGATCTATCCGCGTTCCTTCCAGGATTCCAACGGCGACGGCATCGGCGATCTGGCGGGCATCCGCCAGCGCCTGCCTTACATTGCCAATCTCGGTGCGGATGCGATCTGGATTTCCCCCTTCTTCCCTTCGCCGATGAAGGATTTCGGCTACGACGTGTCGGATTATCGCGGCATCGATCCGATGTTCGGCAGCCTGGAGGATTTCCGCGCTCTCGTCGAGGATGCGCATCGCCTCGGCCTGCGGGTGATGATCGATCTTGTCATCTCCCACACGTCGGACCAGCATCCCTGGTTCGTCGAAAGCCGCTCCAGCCGGGACAATCCAAAGGCCGACTGGTATGTCTGGGCCGATCCCAAGCCGGATGGCACGCCGCCCAACAACTGGCTGTCGATCTTCGGCGGCTCGGCATGGGAATGGGACACGAACCGCCGCCAGTACTATCTGCACAATTTTCTTTCGAGCCAGCCGGATCTCAATTTTCACAATCCGGACGTCCAGGACGAACTGCTCGACATCACCCGCTTCTGGCTGGAGCTGGGCGTCGACGGCTTCCGTCTGGACACCATCAATTTCTATTTCCACTCGAAGACGCTGCAGGACAACCCGGTCCTGCCGCCGGAGCATCGCAACAACGCGATCGCGCCGGACGTCAATCCCTACAACTACCAGGATCACCTCTACGACAAGAGCCAGCCGGAGAACATCGAGTTCCTGAAGCGGTTCCGTGCCGTGCTGGACGAGTTCCCGGCCGCCGCGGCGGTTGGCGAGATCGGCGACGCGCACCGCGGGTTGCAGCTTCTGGCCGAGTACACCGCGGGCAACGACCGCATCCACATGTGCTATTCCTTCGATTTTCTTGCGCCGGTACGCATCAACGCGTCCCGGGTGCGCTCGATCATCGAGAGGTTCGAGCGCGAGGCGGCGGACGGGTGGTCCTGCTGGGCATTTTCCAACCACGACGTGCCGCGCCACGCCACGCGGTGGGGCGCCCATGAGCGCGATCCCCAGCGGTTCCTCAAGCTCGTTGCGGCGATGCTCCTGACCATGCGCGGCTCGGTCTGCATCTATCAGGGCGAGGAACTCGGTCTGCCCGAGGCCGATATCGCCTATGAGGACCTGCAGGATCCCTATGGCATCCGCTTCTGGCCGAAATACAAGGGGCGGGACGGCTGCCGCACGCCGATGGTCTGGTCGTCCAACCTGCCCAATGGCGGTTTCACGACCGGCAAGCCCTGGCTTCCGGTGCCGGACATCCATCGCGCGATGGCCGTCGATACCCAGCAGGGAAATCCGGAAAGCGTCTACGAGTTTTACCGTGCCTTCCTGGAATTCCGGCGCGACCATCCGGTCTTGGCCAAGGGAGACATTCGCTTCGTGGATGCGCCGGAGGACGTCGTGGCATTCCTGCGCACCGACGGCGAGACGACGCTTCTGTGCGCCTTCAATCTAGGCCACGAGGATTGCGAGTTTGCACCTGGCGTGAATGCGGCACCTGTCGAGGCCGCCGGGCTGGACGGTGTCGCGGAGGACGGCGTTGTCCGTTTGAAGGCGCTTGGCGGTTTCATTGGCCGTGTGAAATGA
- a CDS encoding carbohydrate ABC transporter permease, producing MSSIAGSKPTLTWAVHLSVLALVLLWLFPTVGLFVSSFRTADQISASGWWKALFPQEQNLVLRTSAPDTQVREGDLFVIRGNIFSDNDRVAESEISAWGISSRAISDYAPGETADMGDDGRLTVQANGDYRLENDVEFSGRRGERVFVTATTPPEFTLENYDKVLGKNVVQRLLLFMLAAVAFGAVVRLLVRERTDMVASAAPWVGGIALLVALVYLFGLSTGTVAGAQTTDSMAKAFFSTLTVTIPATVIPIVIAAFAAYALAWMRFPGRALLIAAVVALLVVPLQLALIPLLRLHLGIGIGKGYLGVWLAHTGFGLPLAIYLLRNYMVGLPRDIIECAKVDGATDFQIFTRIVLPLSFPALASFAIFQFLWTWNDLLVAKVFLIDATGDTTVMTNQIVELLGTRGGNWEILATAAFVSIAVPLVVFFAMQRYLVRGLLAGSVK from the coding sequence ATGTCATCGATTGCAGGCAGCAAGCCGACTCTCACCTGGGCGGTCCATCTTTCGGTCCTCGCGCTGGTTCTTCTCTGGCTGTTCCCGACAGTCGGCCTGTTCGTTTCGTCCTTCCGCACCGCCGACCAGATATCGGCCAGTGGCTGGTGGAAGGCGCTGTTTCCGCAGGAGCAGAATCTCGTGCTGCGCACGTCGGCGCCCGACACGCAGGTCCGCGAGGGCGACCTGTTCGTCATCCGGGGCAACATCTTTTCGGACAATGACCGTGTCGCGGAGTCGGAGATATCCGCCTGGGGGATATCGTCGCGAGCGATTTCCGACTATGCCCCCGGAGAGACGGCCGACATGGGTGACGACGGGCGCCTGACCGTCCAGGCCAATGGCGACTATCGGCTCGAGAACGACGTGGAGTTCTCCGGGCGTCGAGGCGAGCGGGTTTTCGTGACCGCGACCACCCCGCCGGAATTCACCCTTGAGAACTATGACAAGGTGCTTGGCAAGAACGTCGTCCAGCGGCTGCTGCTCTTCATGCTCGCCGCCGTGGCCTTCGGGGCGGTTGTCCGGCTCCTGGTGAGAGAGCGCACCGACATGGTCGCGTCGGCGGCGCCCTGGGTCGGCGGCATCGCGCTGCTCGTCGCCCTGGTCTACCTGTTCGGTCTTTCCACCGGTACCGTCGCGGGCGCGCAGACGACCGACAGCATGGCGAAGGCATTCTTCTCCACGCTGACCGTGACGATCCCGGCGACGGTGATCCCGATCGTGATCGCCGCCTTCGCCGCCTACGCGCTTGCCTGGATGCGGTTCCCGGGCAGGGCGCTCCTGATCGCGGCGGTCGTCGCCTTGCTCGTCGTGCCGCTTCAGCTGGCCCTCATTCCGCTCCTGCGCCTGCATCTGGGCATCGGCATCGGCAAGGGCTATCTTGGCGTCTGGCTTGCCCATACGGGCTTCGGACTGCCGCTGGCCATCTACCTTCTGCGCAACTACATGGTCGGCCTTCCGCGCGACATCATCGAATGCGCAAAGGTCGATGGCGCCACGGATTTCCAGATTTTCACGCGCATCGTCCTGCCGTTGTCGTTCCCGGCACTCGCGTCCTTCGCCATCTTCCAGTTCCTGTGGACCTGGAACGACCTGCTGGTCGCAAAGGTGTTCCTGATCGACGCGACGGGCGACACGACGGTCATGACCAACCAGATCGTCGAGTTGTTGGGCACGCGTGGCGGAAACTGGGAAATTCTCGCGACGGCGGCTTTTGTATCGATTGCCGTTCCGCTCGTCGTGTTTTTCGCAATGCAACGCTATCTGGTGCGCGGCCTGTTGGCCGGCTCCGTCAAGTGA
- a CDS encoding carbohydrate ABC transporter permease, translating to MHPALQGLITIIIGVGGCVGYFYFSNFVLDRFLFPAKGPQAGRNINRANMVRPWLFLFPAIFALGLYLAYPVIETLRLSLTDRNLGGAFVGLENYRQMVGEPKFWEAMRNNMLWLIVVPAASTAFGLMAAQLTDRIKWGSIAKSLIFMPMAISFVGASVIFKLVYDTRPAGQEQIGVLNAVWLAFDGGVWSFVVLRLLPAVLLAAFAVLMLYVIYLALVPLLRRNTAHSGGSRLTALVRVIVAAGAAWLGFLASRSILPVLTVALPYGEPQTWLTIPFWNNFFLMVVLVWIQTGFAMVILSAALRGIPEETIEAAVIDGANPFDIFFRIKVPQIMGTIVVVWTTITLVVLKVFDIVFAMTNGQWETQVLANYMYDKLFRANDWGVGSASAIVIMLLVLPILVWNVYNARKEMR from the coding sequence ATGCATCCGGCGTTGCAAGGCTTGATAACGATCATCATCGGCGTCGGTGGATGCGTCGGTTACTTCTATTTCTCGAATTTCGTCCTGGACCGTTTTCTCTTTCCGGCGAAGGGGCCGCAGGCCGGGCGCAACATCAACCGCGCCAACATGGTACGGCCCTGGCTGTTTCTTTTTCCCGCGATCTTCGCCCTCGGGCTGTACCTGGCCTATCCCGTCATTGAGACCTTGCGCCTGTCACTGACCGACCGCAATCTCGGGGGCGCGTTCGTCGGCCTCGAGAACTATCGCCAGATGGTTGGCGAGCCGAAGTTCTGGGAGGCCATGCGCAACAACATGCTCTGGCTGATCGTCGTGCCGGCGGCGTCGACCGCCTTCGGCCTGATGGCGGCCCAGCTCACCGACCGCATCAAGTGGGGCAGCATCGCCAAGTCGCTGATCTTCATGCCGATGGCGATTTCCTTTGTCGGCGCCTCGGTGATCTTCAAGCTTGTTTATGACACCCGTCCCGCCGGACAGGAGCAGATCGGCGTTCTCAATGCCGTGTGGCTGGCTTTCGACGGCGGTGTCTGGTCCTTCGTCGTCCTGAGGTTGCTGCCCGCGGTCCTGCTGGCCGCATTCGCGGTCCTCATGCTCTACGTGATTTACCTCGCCCTCGTGCCGTTGCTGCGCCGGAACACGGCGCATTCCGGCGGGTCCCGGCTGACCGCGCTCGTGCGCGTGATCGTCGCCGCGGGTGCTGCCTGGCTCGGTTTCCTGGCGTCGAGATCGATTCTCCCGGTTCTCACCGTGGCATTGCCCTACGGCGAGCCGCAGACCTGGCTGACGATTCCCTTCTGGAACAATTTCTTCCTCATGGTTGTCCTGGTCTGGATCCAGACCGGCTTCGCGATGGTCATCCTGTCGGCGGCGCTGCGCGGCATACCGGAAGAGACCATCGAGGCCGCCGTCATCGACGGTGCCAATCCCTTCGACATCTTCTTCCGGATCAAGGTGCCGCAGATCATGGGCACCATCGTCGTCGTCTGGACCACCATCACCCTGGTCGTTCTCAAGGTCTTCGACATCGTCTTCGCGATGACCAACGGCCAGTGGGAGACGCAGGTCCTGGCGAACTACATGTACGACAAGCTGTTTCGCGCCAATGACTGGGGCGTCGGCTCCGCGAGCGCGATCGTGATCATGCTGCTCGTTCTGCCGATCCTGGTCTGGAACGTCTACAACGCGCGTAAGGAAATGCGCTGA